In Kaistella sp. 97-N-M2, the sequence TCTAAGGTAAAACAAACCTGTAATGCCGGCAGTGAAAAGAAAGCCTAAAGTCCACAGGTATTTGCCGGGAACATTGTTTTTGAAGACATCGATGATTAAAACCACCACCGTGACGAAGCTGCACAAAAGCGCCAGGCCGGTCAACAAATTTCCCACGACTGACGGAAGACCGAACGCGGACGCACTGAAACTGACTGTCATAACCGAAAATACAACGCCAAAAAGCGCGATAAAATAAAGTTTTTCAGCGGGAATCAGCAGTTTGGTGTTCATCATTACATTTGAATTATATCTATAAAAAATTCCTGAAAGATCGGTTCTTTCAGGAATTTGATTTTATTTTTTTGATCTACTTTGTTGGAGCAGGTTGCGGCATTTGATTTTGCGGCGCCATAAGATCGTTTTGCAATTGCACATCGGGTTGCGCGGTTGGCGCTTTCAGGCCGGAAACTTTATCCAGAACGGTAATAATTTCTTCATCCCCTAAGTTGGAGAAAAAACGGCTTGCAATTTTTCCGTCTTTATCCAACACCACAAAAGAAGGGAGTTTGAAACCGTAAAGTCCCAGGTCTTTCGCAATTTGAGAATTTAAGCCGCCTTCGCCGTAAACATTATTGCCGGGAATTCCTTTCAGCATGGCGTTACTTGTTTTCGCAAACTGTTCTTTGGTATCGTCTAGATTTACGAAAGTAAAATCCATTTTCGACTTATAGAAATTAACAACTTCCCGCAATACCGGAACAGTTCCTTCTGCAATGTAAGGATTCCAGGAGGCGTAAAACATCACCAAGGTTGGTTTTCCTTTTACGTCGCCCAATTTAAAATCGCTGCCATCCTGCTTAATGAGTTTTGAAGTTGGTACGGCTTCGCCGATTTTCGGGCCGGTAATCACAAACTGAATACGCTCCAGCTCTTTTTTAATATCACCGTCTTTAATCTTCTCGTTGATGATTTTGGTCACCGTTGCTGAATTTTCCGGCGTCATGCCAGGCGTAATATCGCTGCTTAAGACGTACGCCAACAAATAATCTTTCCTCAATTGCGGCATGTCTTTTTTCGTATCCAAAAATCTCGAAAACATTGAAGAAGACAATTCAGAATCTCCTTTTGAATTTGTGGTGCCAAAAGTTTGAATTTCCGGGCTTAATTTACCTAAAAGATAATTACGGTAGATCGGCTGCGTTTTTAACATTCTGTCGGAATCGCTGTCGAGTTTTGCCACTGCCTCGGTAAATGCTTTTGAAGGTTTGTAATTGGGATTTTGGGTGGCCTGTGGATGATTAATCTCGTATTGGTTCATTAAACCTAAAACACTTGCGCGAAGTTCATCCTTCTTCCATTGTACGGCATCTTTATCGGCAGAGGTTTTCTTGGCTGCAATATCGATGTTTTTTTCGATGTCGTTTTTAATTTTGTTGGCTTCTTTCAAAAAAGCAGCTTCGTCTTTTGTAACCAATTCGCCAACATTAATTTTTGCCGCGTAGGTTTGAATAAACTTTTGAACTTCCAACAAGAAATCGTTGTTATTTTTGGCATCACCCGTAATGGTAAACTGATTCGGGAAATTAGCAGCCTGCCCGGAAATATTTAAATCCTGACCGCCTTTCAAATAAATCATGGCTGTTTTGCCGGCGTAAGACATAATATACATTCCGTCTTTTGGGACTTCGAAACTTCCGGAAAAACTTCCTTTGCTGTCTACACCTATATTGGCTAAAGGTAAAGTGGCAACTCCTGAAGCTTCTACAAACTCGATTCTTTCCAGCGGCGAACCCCCGGCGAAATTACCTTTTACTTCTACTTTTTTTGAACATGACATCGTTGCAATAGCAACGAAAAGCATCAACAAATAATTTTTCATCGTTTAAATTTAAATTTCCGCAAAAATAGGTGTTTTATTTTGAAAGCCGGACGTGTGTCTTCACAAAATTCGTTAAGATCTATTAAATTAAAGCACTTTAGTAAGACTTTAAAATAAGGTTCAAAAAAAAATCGCCTTCCGGTAGAAGACGATTTTAATTTTTATTGAAAACTGGATTTGTTTATTCTTTATCCAAAGAGGCCACCGCGTATTCCCGGTTCATTCTGGCGATTACCTCGAGGGTAATTCCTTTTGGACACTCCACTTCGCAGGCGCCGGTATTGGAGCAGTTTCCAAAGCCTTCCTCATCCATGGCTTTCACCATATTCAGCACTCTGCGTTTTGCTTCTACCTTACCTTGCGGCAGTAAAGCATACTGAGAAACTTTAGCCCCCACAAACAACATGGCAGAGCCGTTTTTACACGTTGCAACGCAAGCTCCACAGGCGATACAAGCTGCTGCATCCATGGCTTTGTCTGCCTCTTCTTTCGGCACTAAAATGGAATTCGCATCCGTGGTATGCCCGGACGTGTTTACCGAGATAAATCCGCCTGCAGCCATAATCCGGTCAAAGGAACTTCTGTCGACCACCAAATCTTTGATGACGGGAAAAGCTGCGCTTCTCCAGGGTTCGATATGAATAGTTTCGCCATCTTTAAACATTCTCATGTGAAGCTGGCACGTTGTAATTCCGGTATCGGGACCATGGGGTCGCCCGTTGATGTAAAGGGAACACATTCCACAAATTCCTTCTCTGCAGTCGTGGTCGAATGCGATTGCTTCTTTTCCTTCATTAATCAGATTTTCGTTCAGCATGTCCAGCATTTCGAGAAATGAAGATGCCGTAGAAACATCGGATATTTTGTAGGTTTCGAACTGACCTTTCGTTTTATTGTTTTTCTGTCTCCAAATTTTAAGAGTCAGGTTTAATCCTTTTTGTGTACTCATTTTCTTATTTAGTTTACTGGAGATTATTGTTTAATAGGTTTGTCGGCATTTTCGAATTTCCAACTTGCATCCAAAACTTTAATTTTCTTGGAATTGCCGGCTTTTAAATCCTCATATTTCTGTAAACCTTTTTGAATATTTTCGGATTTATCCACATCAGTAAGTGCGTAATCCTGCTTTTTAGCTCCTTTAACTACCTGGTAGAAAGTTCTTCTGTCTCTAAATTCATTTGGATTAAGAGGTAAAAAACCAACGCTGGCGATAAATGCGCCCATTTGCCCTTCTGCATTTAAAACATAAACGGCATTGGGTTCCAGATTCGCTTCTATATAATCTCTGTTTTCAGAGGCAGCCCAAAATACGTGCTGTCCCGGTTCGCATTCATACACCAAATATTTAAACCCAGAAAGTGCACCCAGAAATTTATCGTTATCATAAATTCTAAAATTTAGCAAGGGTCCTGCTCCCGTTCGGAGAAAATACACTAGAGATTTACCTTCCGAAGGTTTTACAATTTCTTGGGTAGTAATTTTTTGCGATGAAATAGAGATTATTCCAAAAAAGAAAGCAATAAGAAGTACTATTTTTTTTAAATTATTCATATTCTATTATTTATAACTTCTTGTTTTAACTTCGATGTTCTCATAAATCAAATCTTCTTTATGCAGCACTTCCTGCTTGATGTCCGGACCTTGATATTCCCAGGAAGACACGAATTTGTAATTTTCGTCGTCTCTTTCTGCTTCGCCTTCCGGAGTTGCGTGATCCCAACGGAAGTGGCCTCCACAGGATTCTTCTCTGTTCAACGCATCAATTGCCATTAACTGTCCTAATTCTAAAAAGTCTGCGACCCTGAAGGCTTTTTCCAGTTCGGGATTCATGCTGTTAGGGTCGCCAATCACTTTTACGTTTTTCCAGAAATCATTTCGAACCTCTTCAATTTCCTGGATCGCTTCTTTCAAACCTTCGGGCGTTCTTCCCATGCCTACTTTATTCCACATAATGTGTCCTAATCGTTTATGGAAATGGTCGACCGAATGCGTTCCGTTATTGGTCATAAAGAAATTTATTTTATCCTTAACTTCCTGTTCTGCTTTATTGAAATCGGCGGTGTTCGTTGGTATTGCGCCGGTTCGGATGTCATTAGAAAGATAATCTGCAATCGTGTACGGAAGGACGAAATAACCATCTGCCAAACCTTGCATCAAAGCGGACGCGCCCAATCTGTTCGCACCGTGGTCGGAGAAATTAGCTTCACCAATCACGAAACATCCCGGAATGGTGGACTGTAAATTATAATCGACCCAAACACCGCCCATCGTGTAATGAACTGCAGGGTATATTTTCATTGGCGTTACGTAGGGATTTTCTCCTGTAATCTTTTCATACATCACGAAAAGGTTTCCGTATTTTTCCTCAATCCAGGCTTTACCAAGATCGCTGATCTGCTGCTCGGTCGGGTTGTGAATATTCTGTTCCAAGGCGGCTTCTCTTCCTTTTTTAATGACTTCCGTAGAGAAATCTAAGAAAACACCTTCTTTCGTATCGTTATTTTCGATGCCGTACCCAGCGTCGCATCTTTCTTTCGCCGCTCTGGAAGCCACGTCACGCGGGACCAAATTTCCAAAAGCAGGATATCTTCTTTCCAGATAATAATCGCGGTTTTCAGGGGCAATGCTTTCCGGTCTTAATTTTCCGGCTCGAATTGCTTCTGCATCTTCAATATTTTTGGGAACCCAAATTCTCCCGGAATTTCTCAGCGATTCCGACATCAACGTCAGTTTCGACTGCTGTGTTCCGTGCACCGGAATACAGGTTGGGTGGATTTGAACGTAACAAGGATTTGCGAAATACGCGCCTCTTTTATGAATTTTCCAAGCGGCAGAAACGTTGGAACCCATCGCGTTTGTGGACAGAAAATAAACATTTCCGTAACCCCCGGAAGCAATAACCACCGCGTGTGCAGAATGTCTTTCAATTTCGCCGGTTACCAAATTTCTAGCGATAATTCCCCTGGCTTTACCATCCACGATTACTAAATCTAGCATTTCGTGACGGTTAAACATTTTAATTCTGCCCTTTCCGATTTGTCGGCTCATTGCGGAATAAGCTCCCAATAAAAGCTGCTGTCCGGTTTGACCTTTCGCGTAAAACGTTCTTTTTACCTGAACACCACCGAAAGAACGGTTATCTAACTGGCCGCCATAATCTCTGCCAAAGGGAACACCTTGTGCCACACACTGGTCGATAATGGAGGCAGAAACTTCTGCAAGTCTGTACACGTTTGCTTCCCGGGAGCGGTAATCGCCACCTTTTATGGTATCATAAAACAACCGGTAGGTTGAATCTCCGTCTCCCTGATAATTTTTTGCGGCGTTAATACCACCTTGTGCAGCAATTGAATGCGCTCTTCTTGGGGAATCCTGATAGCAAAACGCCTTTACATTATATCCCTGTTCTGCCAAAGTTGCGGCGGCCGAACCACCTGCCAACCCGGTTCCAACTACAATAATGTCAATTTTGTCACGGTTATTTGGCGCAACAAGATTCATGTGGTTTTTATGATTGGTCCATTTATCCGCGACCGGGCCGGATGGAATTTTTGAATCTAATTTGTTCATAATACGATGATTATTGAGTTAGGAAGTGAAATAATGCTATAAGGATAAAACCGGCAGGAATGATAATGGAAAACCAGGTTCCAAAAGCTTTTAAAACCGGCGTATATTTTGGATGTCTCGCACCCACCGACTGGAAGGAAGACTGAAAGCCGTGCGCCAGGTGTAAACCTAAAAGCACAAAAGAAACGATATAAATACCCACTCTAATCGGATTTTCAAATTTGGCATGAAGATCGGTATAGAATCTGTTTTCCTCAATTGGAAGTCCTTCAATATACTTATAATTCATCTCATGGTACCAAAAGTCGTACATGTGCAACCCGAGGAAGGCCAGAATCACCAAACCGGAAATAATCATATTTCTGGACATCCATGTAGAATTTTCAGAAGGATTGTTGGTTCCGTATTTAATGGGTCTTGCAGCCCGGTTTCGGATTTCCAAAATGAACCCCAACACAAAGTGAAAAATAACGCCGGCTACCAGGATAGGCTGCATTACAAATTGCACCAAAGGATTGTAGCCCATAAACTGGGACGCGTTATTGTAAACTTCCGGACCGAAGAGCGAGAGCAGATTTACAACTAAATGCAACACCAAAAAAGAGAGCAAAAACATCGCCGAAAGTGCCATAGCATATTTTCTACCGATCGAAGAAGTGGTTAAACTTGCCATAATTATATTTAAATTTGAATTTTCACAAAGTTAAAAAAATGTTAAGCTAGTTCGAGGTGAGAAAAGTCAGAATTTTTCAGTTTGTAATCCTTCTAAATAACATCTCTATTACACAGAATTACCAACGTTATTATGATTTTAATGATTCATATCGTAAATTTTTCCGTTAATGTTGATTTTGCTGGTGGTGTTCGGGATCTTTAAGACCACAAAATCACGTGCTCTTCTCGACGTAAGGTAAGGCTCGATTATATATTTCTGAATTTTCAACTGATCAGCATTTTCCTTCATCATGAACTGAACTTTCGATCCGCTTTTCACGGAAATAATTTTTTCCTTATAATATTGATGTTCTAAAACTTCCTTCATTTCAGCCGCTTTAAAATTTAAAAGAAAACGCAGTGCAATAAAAATCAAGACAAAATAGGTTGCGCGCAGCATATTTTTTAAATTCAATTTTACGAGGGTAAACCTCACAAAATACAGAATAATAAACGCCACCACCACTTCCAGAAGCGTCATGCGAATCATTTTATAAAAAGCGAAATCGACTTCCGCAAAAAAGTGAATCACCTTTAACGTGTACGTTACTGCGGCGTCAAACAGTAGATTCAACAAAGGAAATTGCAAAGAAAAGCCGATCAGGAACGTCATCAGTAAAGAAAAAATAATCAGAAATTCAGAAAAAGGAATAACGACGAGGTTCGCGATAATCGAAATAAAAGAATACTGATGAAAGTAATAAATTACGAGGGGAAAAGTGGCGAGCTGCGCCGAAATGCTGATTGAGATGATACTAAACAGCTTCTCCTGAAAAGTGTTTTTCGGTTTTGGCAGATATTTCAACAGAGGCTGATTAAACCAAAAAATGCCGAACACTGCCAGAAAACTTAACTGAAATCCCACATCGAAAAGCTGGTTCGTATCCGCAATTAAAATTACGAACGCCGCAACTGCCATGGAATGCAGGAGATCGCTTTTGCGCTGGAGCAATGTAAAAATATAGTACGCTGAAATCATAATGCAGCTTCGCATCACCGAACTTCCGTAATCGATGAACACAGCGAAAGTCCAAATTAAAAGCAGAGAAATAATGATCTTCCCGTTTCGGAATCTTGGCGGAAAAAGAGGATTCAAAACTTTTAAAATAAGCCAGAAAATGATCGCCATGTGCGACCCGGAAATCGCTAAAATATGCACCAGACCGGATTTGCTGAAATCCTGCACCACATCTCTGTCCATTTCTGTGCGGTCGGCGAGGATGATTCCTTTCGTGAATTCGCGCGCGGGCTTCGACAGTTTTGCCAGATCGATTTTGTGCAAAGTTTCGAGTCTTTTCTGGCGAATTTTTTCCGAAAACGACAGATCATTTCTTTCGCCGGTTTCAAAAGAATTGGGTAAGTAACTTTGAAAGTAAATCTTCTTTCGCGCCAGATACTTCCCATAATCAAACTGAAAATCGCTGTATGGTTTTTCTATTTTATTGATGTAAACCGCGCCTTTATAGTAATGAAGATAATCCAGTTCTACATCGGATTTTGGCAGGGACAGAACACTTTTAAACATTTCATTTCCCTTCCACGCGTTGATTTCGTAGCGACGGTTTTTCTCGTTTGAATTGAGTTTTTTTGTGATTTTAAAAAGAATATTTTCCTTTCCTGCCAAATTGGGAAGCTTCGGTTTTTCAGAATTTAAGCGATGCGCAAAAATCCCCAGAGAGAAAAATAAAAGGAAAAGAGAAATGGGCCTTAAACGGTAAAAATAAAAGCCATTAAAAAGAAAGATGATTAAGGTAAGAAAACTTAAAATCAGTAAAATATAGATTGCATTCAGTTTCAAAAGAAAAAAATCCTGAAAGAAAATTCCCAGAATAAAACAGACGCAGAGAATGAGTAAAGGTTGTTTATGCAACGGTGTTTTCACGTAAAAGTATCGACTTCCGCCGATACAATCGCCCGTAAAATCACCCTTTCAAAATAATATCCGCGGCATGATCGCTTGCGCCCTCTCCGCCCAGTTTTTCGCGCAGCAACTCAAAATCGTATAACATTTTTTCTCTGGAAGTTCCTTTTAGTATTCGCTCCAGTTCTTTTAATAGATTTTTCGTTGTTAATTCGCTTTGAATCAGTTCCGTCACAATCTCGCGGTCCATAATTAAATTGACCAAAGAAATATATTTAATATTTTTCACCACACGCTTTCCAATTTCGTAGGAAATCCGGCTGCTGCGGTAACAGACGACTTCCGGAATGTTAAGCAAAGCGGTTTCTAAAGTTGCCGTGCCCGACGTAACCAAGGCTGCTTTCGAACAGCGAAGCAGGTCATAGGTTCTGTTTGAAACGAAATGTACATTTTCGTCCACAAAGTTCTCGTAAAATTCTTTCGGCAAACTTGGCGCACCGGCAATTACAAACTGATATTCTTTAAAATAAGGCCGAACGGAAAGCATCAATTCCAGCATTTTCGTGACTTCCTGTTCGCGTGAACCCGGCAATAATGCGATAATTTCTTTTTCGTTGAGTTGATTTTCTTCTTTAAAATTTTCGACATCGATTGGCTTTACCTCAGAAATAGCGTCCAGCAAAGGATGGCCCACAAAGTGTGCCTCAACTTCGTGTTTTTTGTAAAAATCTTTTTCAAAAGGAAGAATCACGAGCATTTCATCCACAAACTTGCGAATCTTTTCGACGCGGCCTTCCTTCCACGCCCACAATTGCGGCGAAATGTAATAGACGATTTTGATGCCCAAACCTTTTGCAAATTCCGCAATCCGCAAATTAAAGCCCGGATAATCGACTAAAATTAAAACATCGGGTTGGTATTGCTGAATATCATTTTTACAAAATTTAATATTTTTCAGGATCGTGGTGATGTTTTTCGCTACTTCCAAAAACCCCATGAAAGCAAGATCTCTGTAATGTTTTACAGGTGGATATCCCGCAACTTGCGTCATTAAATCTCCGCCCCAAAACCGAAATTCTGCGGCAGGATCCTTCTTCAAAATCGACTTCATTAAATTGGAAGCATGCAAATCTCCCGAGGCTTCTCCTGCGATGATATAGTATTTCACGTAGTAAAAAATTGTAAATTTGTTCAAAGATAAAATAAAAAAAATGTCCGATTTAGATATTAAAAACAAAGTAGCGGAAAGCGGTCTCGTCAATTTCGATCTCAGCCAGCTTCTGCCGAAAGGAAAACGTGTGGGAATCGACTTAAAAGATTTTCTTTTTGAGGGATTGATCCTTAAAGAAAAAGATTTTCGGGAAAAAGTCGCTGCCCTCAATGCAGCGGATTACGCCGATGCCTACCTTTATATTTACAACTCCGCGGATGCGATTGTGCCTTTGTGGGCATACTTCCTTCTTACCGCAAAACTGACGGAAACCGCAAAGAAAATCGTGTACGGAAACCGCGAAGATCTCGAAGTTTTGCTTATGCACAACGCCGTTCAAACCTACGATTTTACAGCAATGACGGGAAAGAGGGTTTTGGTTAAAGGCTGCTCCGATGAGAGTATTCCGGAAAACGCCTACATCGAGTTGGTAGAACACCTGAAACCGCTCGTAAAATCGCTGATGTTTGGAGAAGCCTGTTCAAATGTGCCGATTTTTAAAAATTAACACGTGATCGATGTGGAATTTGCTTTAAAAATAAGAGGAACAGTTTTTGGTAAATACGATCTGAATTTTTAACACTATAAATTACAAATCATGAGTTTAATCGATTTAATAACCGGAAACGCCGGCAACGAAGTGGCTACACAGGCAGAAAACAAATTTGGCATCAGCAAAAACCAAATCATCGCGCTTTTGGCCGTGGCGGCGCCTTTGGTAATTTCCTATTTAAGAAAAAAATCGCAGGAAGATCCCAATGAGGCAGAAGCCCTGAACAGTGCGCTGGACAAAGATCACGACGGAAGTATTTTAGACAATCCTTCTCAGGTCGAGGCACGCCAGCAGGAAGGTGGTTCTATTTTGGACCATGTTTTCGGCGGCGAAAAATCAACCGTGGAAAATCAACTCTCTCAGAAAACAGGAATTTCCATGGACAAGATCGGGCCAATTCTCGGTATGTTAGCTCCAATTATCATGGGTTATATTGGCAAGCAGAAACAGTCCAACGGCGTAACTTCCGGCGGTGGTTTGGGCGATTTGTTGGGTGGAATTTTAGGCGGGGCGCAAAGCCAGGCTCAGGCTGAACCTTCCAATCCTTTAAATGACATTTTGGGAAGCGTTCTCGGTGGCGGTTCCCAGGCAAATACCGGTGGAAACCCCTTAAATGATCTCCTGGGCGGAATGCTTGGTGGCGGCAGTCAGCAGCAGCAACAAGGCGGCCTGGGCGGACTGTTAGGAAATATTTTAGGCGGCGGA encodes:
- a CDS encoding fumarate reductase/succinate dehydrogenase flavoprotein subunit, with protein sequence MNKLDSKIPSGPVADKWTNHKNHMNLVAPNNRDKIDIIVVGTGLAGGSAAATLAEQGYNVKAFCYQDSPRRAHSIAAQGGINAAKNYQGDGDSTYRLFYDTIKGGDYRSREANVYRLAEVSASIIDQCVAQGVPFGRDYGGQLDNRSFGGVQVKRTFYAKGQTGQQLLLGAYSAMSRQIGKGRIKMFNRHEMLDLVIVDGKARGIIARNLVTGEIERHSAHAVVIASGGYGNVYFLSTNAMGSNVSAAWKIHKRGAYFANPCYVQIHPTCIPVHGTQQSKLTLMSESLRNSGRIWVPKNIEDAEAIRAGKLRPESIAPENRDYYLERRYPAFGNLVPRDVASRAAKERCDAGYGIENNDTKEGVFLDFSTEVIKKGREAALEQNIHNPTEQQISDLGKAWIEEKYGNLFVMYEKITGENPYVTPMKIYPAVHYTMGGVWVDYNLQSTIPGCFVIGEANFSDHGANRLGASALMQGLADGYFVLPYTIADYLSNDIRTGAIPTNTADFNKAEQEVKDKINFFMTNNGTHSVDHFHKRLGHIMWNKVGMGRTPEGLKEAIQEIEEVRNDFWKNVKVIGDPNSMNPELEKAFRVADFLELGQLMAIDALNREESCGGHFRWDHATPEGEAERDDENYKFVSSWEYQGPDIKQEVLHKEDLIYENIEVKTRSYK
- a CDS encoding succinate dehydrogenase/fumarate reductase iron-sulfur subunit, whose translation is MSTQKGLNLTLKIWRQKNNKTKGQFETYKISDVSTASSFLEMLDMLNENLINEGKEAIAFDHDCREGICGMCSLYINGRPHGPDTGITTCQLHMRMFKDGETIHIEPWRSAAFPVIKDLVVDRSSFDRIMAAGGFISVNTSGHTTDANSILVPKEEADKAMDAAACIACGACVATCKNGSAMLFVGAKVSQYALLPQGKVEAKRRVLNMVKAMDEEGFGNCSNTGACEVECPKGITLEVIARMNREYAVASLDKE
- a CDS encoding succinate dehydrogenase cytochrome b subunit, with protein sequence MASLTTSSIGRKYAMALSAMFLLSFLVLHLVVNLLSLFGPEVYNNASQFMGYNPLVQFVMQPILVAGVIFHFVLGFILEIRNRAARPIKYGTNNPSENSTWMSRNMIISGLVILAFLGLHMYDFWYHEMNYKYIEGLPIEENRFYTDLHAKFENPIRVGIYIVSFVLLGLHLAHGFQSSFQSVGARHPKYTPVLKAFGTWFSIIIPAGFILIALFHFLTQ
- a CDS encoding ComEC/Rec2 family competence protein; its protein translation is MKTPLHKQPLLILCVCFILGIFFQDFFLLKLNAIYILLILSFLTLIIFLFNGFYFYRLRPISLFLLFFSLGIFAHRLNSEKPKLPNLAGKENILFKITKKLNSNEKNRRYEINAWKGNEMFKSVLSLPKSDVELDYLHYYKGAVYINKIEKPYSDFQFDYGKYLARKKIYFQSYLPNSFETGERNDLSFSEKIRQKRLETLHKIDLAKLSKPAREFTKGIILADRTEMDRDVVQDFSKSGLVHILAISGSHMAIIFWLILKVLNPLFPPRFRNGKIIISLLLIWTFAVFIDYGSSVMRSCIMISAYYIFTLLQRKSDLLHSMAVAAFVILIADTNQLFDVGFQLSFLAVFGIFWFNQPLLKYLPKPKNTFQEKLFSIISISISAQLATFPLVIYYFHQYSFISIIANLVVIPFSEFLIIFSLLMTFLIGFSLQFPLLNLLFDAAVTYTLKVIHFFAEVDFAFYKMIRMTLLEVVVAFIILYFVRFTLVKLNLKNMLRATYFVLIFIALRFLLNFKAAEMKEVLEHQYYKEKIISVKSGSKVQFMMKENADQLKIQKYIIEPYLTSRRARDFVVLKIPNTTSKININGKIYDMNH
- the lpxB gene encoding lipid-A-disaccharide synthase translates to MKYYIIAGEASGDLHASNLMKSILKKDPAAEFRFWGGDLMTQVAGYPPVKHYRDLAFMGFLEVAKNITTILKNIKFCKNDIQQYQPDVLILVDYPGFNLRIAEFAKGLGIKIVYYISPQLWAWKEGRVEKIRKFVDEMLVILPFEKDFYKKHEVEAHFVGHPLLDAISEVKPIDVENFKEENQLNEKEIIALLPGSREQEVTKMLELMLSVRPYFKEYQFVIAGAPSLPKEFYENFVDENVHFVSNRTYDLLRCSKAALVTSGTATLETALLNIPEVVCYRSSRISYEIGKRVVKNIKYISLVNLIMDREIVTELIQSELTTKNLLKELERILKGTSREKMLYDFELLREKLGGEGASDHAADIILKG
- a CDS encoding DUF937 domain-containing protein — its product is MSLIDLITGNAGNEVATQAENKFGISKNQIIALLAVAAPLVISYLRKKSQEDPNEAEALNSALDKDHDGSILDNPSQVEARQQEGGSILDHVFGGEKSTVENQLSQKTGISMDKIGPILGMLAPIIMGYIGKQKQSNGVTSGGGLGDLLGGILGGAQSQAQAEPSNPLNDILGSVLGGGSQANTGGNPLNDLLGGMLGGGSQQQQQGGLGGLLGNILGGGR
- a CDS encoding DUF2480 family protein; translation: MSDLDIKNKVAESGLVNFDLSQLLPKGKRVGIDLKDFLFEGLILKEKDFREKVAALNAADYADAYLYIYNSADAIVPLWAYFLLTAKLTETAKKIVYGNREDLEVLLMHNAVQTYDFTAMTGKRVLVKGCSDESIPENAYIELVEHLKPLVKSLMFGEACSNVPIFKN
- a CDS encoding TlpA disulfide reductase family protein gives rise to the protein MKNYLLMLFVAIATMSCSKKVEVKGNFAGGSPLERIEFVEASGVATLPLANIGVDSKGSFSGSFEVPKDGMYIMSYAGKTAMIYLKGGQDLNISGQAANFPNQFTITGDAKNNNDFLLEVQKFIQTYAAKINVGELVTKDEAAFLKEANKIKNDIEKNIDIAAKKTSADKDAVQWKKDELRASVLGLMNQYEINHPQATQNPNYKPSKAFTEAVAKLDSDSDRMLKTQPIYRNYLLGKLSPEIQTFGTTNSKGDSELSSSMFSRFLDTKKDMPQLRKDYLLAYVLSSDITPGMTPENSATVTKIINEKIKDGDIKKELERIQFVITGPKIGEAVPTSKLIKQDGSDFKLGDVKGKPTLVMFYASWNPYIAEGTVPVLREVVNFYKSKMDFTFVNLDDTKEQFAKTSNAMLKGIPGNNVYGEGGLNSQIAKDLGLYGFKLPSFVVLDKDGKIASRFFSNLGDEEIITVLDKVSGLKAPTAQPDVQLQNDLMAPQNQMPQPAPTK